A stretch of Equus caballus isolate H_3958 breed thoroughbred chromosome 11, TB-T2T, whole genome shotgun sequence DNA encodes these proteins:
- the PTRH2 gene encoding peptidyl-tRNA hydrolase 2, mitochondrial — MLSKSLVMEYLAHPGALSLAAGVVCGMFVGWGLRTHFGLTPESSVSKTDTETGTEASILGESGEYKMILVVRNDLKMGKGKVAAQCSHAAVSAYKQIQRRNPQLLKEWEYCGQPKVVVKAPDEETLVELLTHAKMLGLTVSLIQDAGRTQIAPGSRTVLGIGPGPADLIDKVTGHLKLY; from the coding sequence ATGCTCTCCAAATCCTTGGTTATGGAATATTTGGCTCATCCTGGTGCGCTCAGCTTGGCTGCCGGAGTTGTGTGTGGCATGTTCGTGGGCTGGGGCCTCCGCACACACTTTGGGCTGACCCCCGAAAGCtcagtgagcaagacagacacagagactgGAACTGAAGCAAGCATCTTAGGAGAAAGTGGGGAGTACAAAATGATTCTTGTGGTTCGAAATGACTTGAAGATGGGAAAAGGGAAAGTGGCTGCCCAGTGCTCTCATGCTGCTGTTTCTGCCTACAAGCAAATTCAACGGAGAAACCCTCAATTGCTCAAAGAGTGGGAATATTGTGGTCAGCCCAAAGTGGTAGTCAAAGCCCCTGACGAAGAAACTCTGGTTGAATTATTGACCCATGCAAAAATGCTGGGACTGACTGTAAGTTTAATCCAGGATGCTGGACGCACTCAGATTGCACCAGGCTCTCGAACTGTCCTAGGGATTGGGCCAGGACCAGCAGACCTAATTGACAAAGTCACTGGTCACCTAAAACTTTACTAG